A stretch of DNA from Acetomicrobium sp. S15 = DSM 107314:
ATGGTCAAGAAAGGATGCAAGGCGTGCGCCATGGAAGCCTCTTCTCATGGGCTACAGCAAGGAAGACTGGAGGGTTGCCATTTCGACGGAGCGGCCTTCACGAACTTGACGCCTGAACCTAAAAGGCTTTCCCCTTCCACAAAGGCAAACCCCACCTTGGCTCGACCAGGGTCGATGCCCAACTCCACGGCACTAGTCCCCTTTCACGGTGGAAGCCCAACGCGCATTTGGCGACTGAAACCGGTTTAGAAGTAGGACAAAAAGGTGGCATATTGGTAGATGAGCACATGCGGACCAGCAACCCTTACATCTACGCGGGAGGAGATGTAG
This window harbors:
- a CDS encoding Mur ligase family protein codes for the protein MVKKGCKACAMEASSHGLQQGRLEGCHFDGAAFTNLTPEPKRLSPSTKANPTLARPGSMPNSTALVPFHGGSPTRIWRLKPV